The Odocoileus virginianus isolate 20LAN1187 ecotype Illinois chromosome 27, Ovbor_1.2, whole genome shotgun sequence genome has a window encoding:
- the LOC110144463 gene encoding histone H2B type 1-K isoform X2: protein MPEPAKSAPAPKKGSKKAVTKAQKKDGKKRKRSRKESYSVYVYKVLKQVHPDTGISSKAMGIMNSFVNDIFERIAGEASRLAHYNKRSTITSREIQTAVRLLLPGELAKHAVSEGTKAVTKYTSAK from the coding sequence ATGCCAGAACCAGCGAAGTCTGCTCCAGCCCCGAAAAAGGGCTCTAAGAAGGCGGTGACCAAGGCGCAGAAGAAAGACGGCAAGAAACGCAAGCGTAGCCGCAAGGAGAGCTACTCCGTGTACGTGTACAAGGTGCTGAAGCAGGTTCACCCGGACACCGGCATCTCGTCCAAGGCCATGGGTATCATGAACTCTTTCGTCAACGACATCTTCGAGCGCATCGCGGGCGAGGCGTCGCGTTTGGCTCATTACAACAAGCGCTCGACCATCACATCCAGGGAGATCCAGACGGCCGTGCGCCTGCTGCTGCCCGGTGAGCTGGCCAAACACGCGGTGTCCGAGGGCACCAAGGCCGTCACCAAGTACACCAGCGCCAAGTAA
- the LOC110144463 gene encoding histone H2B type 1-K isoform X1, which translates to MKSFLRGLNETTVRVSSAMPEPAKSAPAPKKGSKKAVTKAQKKDGKKRKRSRKESYSVYVYKVLKQVHPDTGISSKAMGIMNSFVNDIFERIAGEASRLAHYNKRSTITSREIQTAVRLLLPGELAKHAVSEGTKAVTKYTSAK; encoded by the coding sequence ACTACGGTGAGAGTCTCTTCAGCTATGCCAGAACCAGCGAAGTCTGCTCCAGCCCCGAAAAAGGGCTCTAAGAAGGCGGTGACCAAGGCGCAGAAGAAAGACGGCAAGAAACGCAAGCGTAGCCGCAAGGAGAGCTACTCCGTGTACGTGTACAAGGTGCTGAAGCAGGTTCACCCGGACACCGGCATCTCGTCCAAGGCCATGGGTATCATGAACTCTTTCGTCAACGACATCTTCGAGCGCATCGCGGGCGAGGCGTCGCGTTTGGCTCATTACAACAAGCGCTCGACCATCACATCCAGGGAGATCCAGACGGCCGTGCGCCTGCTGCTGCCCGGTGAGCTGGCCAAACACGCGGTGTCCGAGGGCACCAAGGCCGTCACCAAGTACACCAGCGCCAAGTAA
- the H2AC12 gene encoding histone H2A type 1-H yields the protein MSGRGKQGGKARAKAKTRSSRAGLQFPVGRVHRLLRKGNYAERVGAGAPVYLAAVLEYLTAEILELAGNAARDNKKTRIIPRHLQLAIRNDEELNKLLGKVTIAQGGVLPNIQAVLLPKKTESHHKAK from the coding sequence ATGTCTGGACGTGGTAAGCAAGGTGGCAAGGCTCGTGCTAAAGCTAAAACCCGTTCCTCGCGGGCTGGGCTCCAGTTCCCCGTAGGAAGGGTACATCGCTTGCTCCGCAAAGGCAACTATGCTGAGCGGGTAGGTGCCGGGGCTCCGGTGTACTTGGCGGCGGTGCTGGAGTACCTGACAGCTGAGATCTTGGAGCTGGCGGGCAATGCGGCCCGCGACAACAAGAAAACGCGAATCATCCCGCGTCACTTGCAGCTGGCTATCCGCAACGATGAAGAGCTCAACAAACTGCTGGGAAAGGTCACCATTGCTCAGGGTGGTGTCTTACCCAACATCCAGGCTGTGCTACTACCTAAGAAAACTGAGAGCCACCACAAGGCCAAATAA